Proteins encoded within one genomic window of Humulus lupulus chromosome 1, drHumLupu1.1, whole genome shotgun sequence:
- the LOC133822777 gene encoding high mobility group B protein 6, producing the protein MLAAHYPAIGNHKIRTKSGRKPLQPRNFLQNPATLLDQCSPAKPKPKQQERLQVEAAVVGEHSPPPPPPPPPPAKKELQQIIPPAKMGSFDASLAEELSAMRKRLERLRLDGERTEKILKERNAVLDSEMEELEKRGEIQKSMENEVDRLYRLKQLHSQSLRFSSIPSLREKERAKISEFKNEDKEESSSSKKEEQ; encoded by the exons ATGCTCGCAGCTCACTATCCGGCCATCGGAAACCATAAAATCCGGACCAAGAGTGGCCGGAAGCCTCTCCAGCCGAGGAACTTTCTCCAAAATCCGGCGACCCTACTAGATCAATGCAGTCCTGCCAAGCCCAAGCCAAAACAACAAGAACGCCTCCAGGTGGAGGCGGCGGTGGTGGGGGAACATTCGCCTCCgcctccacctccacctccacctccGGCCAAGAAAGAGTTGCAGCAGATAATACCTCCGGCGAAGATGGGATCGTTCGACGCGTCGCTGGCGGAGGAGCTGAGTGCCATGAGGAAGAGGCTGGAGCGACTGAGATTAGACGGGGAGAGAACGGAGAAGATTCTGAAGGAGAGGAATGCGGTTTTGGATTCGGAGATGGAGGAGCTGGAAAAGAGAGGAGAGATCCAGAAGAGTATGGAGAACGAGGTGGATCGATTGTACAGGTTGAAGCAACTCCATTCTCAATCCTTGAGGTTTTCTTCGATTCCGTCTCTTAGAGAGAAGGAACGTGCAAAGATCTCG GAATTCAAAAACGAGGATAAGGAAGAATCCAGCTCATCCAAGAAGGAAGAACAGTGA